The Athene noctua chromosome 15, bAthNoc1.hap1.1, whole genome shotgun sequence genome contains a region encoding:
- the CCP110 gene encoding centriolar coiled-coil protein of 110 kDa isoform X4 has protein sequence MLSPESRLTSSVNMKMEDYEIFCKKHLSRIQEEAIKRETSFTVQHKTISLIQFHGVPVLSPLLSLEKKKEIQQYKQKALDLETWKQNSRKRALLNCVQEILENVQIRKGASVSDVNAWETENTCSESDSKASTDFTALSDVNLACSPERHGPTELEKTPEVNPADATGQVTSNVTEVVKAAEENILSKQSESHLSKDVPCPRATSPDNVHHRLVSQALQKQEGLGGPLSDEEVQDPYVMSLQNLMKKSREYIEKEPTKRSSKSNSKRSMSESHSDKENDGVKTTDSVKERVKFTGRSCTALMLDKPSLNKSNTLLQGASTHTNNTSVSTLSSFSKVDIPMRVGTPPLVDSDSDEEFKKTSMFDRDSSIVRSLTGSYAKLPSPEPSMSPKMHRRRPRPLSMGHIVINNPVNAYELSPKGKGRAMDLIMQDIADKNNVSESVPKFMVDFTMVCPSRVPGVNRNSSGPCDGLGVGKPNRHSFGHFESKGTLSATVEGQVVMDSRGPYKVETSTNIVAPKLNEPFAISQSTVSQKLLAVNETKPSSLLENTKCNSPVELNKSYDVENPSPLLMQTKNVRQQMDTPSVSPANEQLLENSFEKVKRRLDLDTDNCQKENGPCVLTVGMEEQEKQWLQEQKYPVGSIYITKNTTPDSMVKEDILKTKMLAFEEMRKRLEEQHAQQLSILIAEQEREQEKLQKELEEQERKLKGKKVATTEIEISKVNINSRMELEWRKKSESGLLESVQSQLETVQNTNSTSIGFAHTATPNTFASTSETSFFLWGPSGTGVIKTSVSRPSNRIKTRWTQVFSPEIQMKFDKITAVAKGFLTRRLLQTEKLKHLKQTVKDTMEFIKNFQSEAPLKRGSVSAQDASLHERVMAQLRAALYDIHDIFFAMEASERMNILRHDREVRKEKMLRQMDKVKSPRERVTLSTATQKSLDRKKYMKASEMGMPSKKIIIKQKTPESRVLQPNQGQNAPVHRLLCRQGTPKTSMKGVEQNRKKASESRVSNKAVSGASAGRTQRKKPNVVTI, from the exons ATGCTGTCCCCAGAGAGCCGGTTAACAAG CTCTGTTAACATGAAGATGGAGGACTATGAAATATTCTGTAAGAAACATCTTTCCAGAATCCAAGAAGAGGCAATAAAAAGAGAAACCTCTTTCACTGTTCAGCACAAAACTATCTCCCTCATTCAATTCCATGGAGTTCCTGTGCTTTCCCCTCTg CTTagccttgaaaagaaaaaggaaatacagcaATATAAACAGAAAGCACTGGACCTAGAGACCTGGAAACAGAACTCCCGGAAAAGAGCCTTGTTGAATTGTGTACAGGAGATTCTAGAAAATGTTCAG atCAGGAAAGGAGCTAGTGTGAGTGATGTGAATGCATGGGAGACTGAGAATACTTGTTCTGAATCCGATTCAAAAGCTTCAACTGACTTCACAGCTCTGTCGGATGTCAATTTGGCATGTTCTCCTGAAAGGCATGGTCCCACGGAGCTTGAAAAGACACCAGAAGTTAATCCAGCAGATGCTACTGGGCAGGTGACATCAAATGTGACTGAAGTAgttaaagcagcagaagaaaatattctttcaaaGCAAAGTGAGAGTCACTTGTCAAAAGACGTACCTTGTCCAAGGGCTACGTCTCCTGACAACGTGCATCATAGACTTGTGTCACAGGCTTTGCAAAAGCAGGAGGGACTAGGAGGGCCACTGTCAGATGAGGAAGTCCAAGACCCATATGTAATGAGTCTTCAGAACCTGATGAAGAAATCTAGGGAGTATATAGAGAAGGAGCCAACCAAACGTAGCTCAAAAAGTAATTCAAAGAGAAGTATGAGTGAAAGTCATTCAGATAAAGAGAATGATGGCGTTAAAACAACTGACTCTGTGAAAGAAAGAGTAAAGTTTACAGGCAGAAGTTGCACCGCTCTGATGCTTGATAAGCCCAGTCTTAATAAATCAAACACCCTTCTCCAAGGTGCTTCTACTCACACCAATAACACAAGTGTGTCAACTTTATCCAGTTTTTCTAAAGTGGACATACCTATGAGAGTTGGAACACCCCCACTGGTGGATTCGGATTCGgatgaagaatttaaaaagacTTCTATGTTTGATCGTGACAGTAGCATTGTCAGGAGCCTCACAGGCTCTTACGCCAAAttgccaagcccagagccgagcatgaGCCCTAAAATGCACCGAAGGCGCCCAAGACCTTTATCAATGGGCCACATCGTTATAAATAACCCCGTGAATGCTTACGAGTTAAGTCCTAAAGGCAAGGGTAGAGCGATGGATTTAATCATGCAAGATATTGCTGATAAAAATAACGTTTCTGAATCAGTGCCAAAGTTCATGGTGGACTTCACTATGGTTTGCCCTAGCAGAGTTCCTGGTGTCAACAGGAATTCTTCAGGCCCTTGTGATGGTTTGGGGGTTGGCAAACCGAATCGCCATTCCTTTGGACACTTCGAAAGCAAAGGAACGTTGTCGGCTACAGTGGAAGGACAGGTAGTGATGGACAGCAGAGGGCCGTATAAAGTAGAGACTAGTACTAATATTGTAGCTCCAAAACTGAATGAGCCTTTTGCCATCAGTCAGTCTACAGTATCACAGAAGCTCCTAGCTGTGaatgaaacaaaaccatcaaGTTTGCTAGAAAATACTAAATGTAATTCTCCAGTAGAACTCAATAAGTCTTACGATGTAGAAAATCCATCCCCACTCCTAATGCAGACAAAAAATGTGCGACAGCAGATGGACACTCCAAGTGTTTCCCCAGCAAACGAGCAGCTTctagaaaatagttttgaaaaggTAAAACGTAGACTTGATTTAGACACTGACAACTGCCAAAAAGAAAATGGTCCCTGTGTTCTAACAGTTGGAATGGAAGAACAAGAGAAGCAGTGGTTACAAGAACAGAAATATCCTGTGGGATCCATTTACATTACCAAGAATACAACGCCTGACAGTATGGTAAAAG aagatattttaaaaacgAAAATGTTGGCCTTTGAAGAAATGAGGAAGAGACTTGAAGAGCAGCATGCACAGCAACTGTCGATTCTGATAGCTGAACAAGAGAGAGAACAGGAGAAATTACAGAAG GAACTGGAAGAGCAGGAGAGAAAGTTGAAAGGAAAGAAGGTTGCTACAACGGAAATAGAAATTTCCAAAGTGAATATTAACAGTAGGATGGAGTTggagtggaggaaaaaaagtgagagtGGCTTGCTGGAAAGTGTGCAGTCTCAGCTGGAGACGGTCCAGAACACAAACTCTACCAGCATCG GTTTTGCTCATACTGCAACACCTAATACCTTTGCTTCAACAAGTGAAACTTCATTCTTTCTCTGGGGACCGTCAGGAACTGGAGTTATAAAAACCTCAGTATCTAGGCCAAGTAACAGGATCAAAACTAGGTGGACtcag gTTTTCAGTCCAGAGATACAAATGAAGTTTGATAAGATCACTGCGGTGGCAAAGGGGTTTCTCACTCGTAGACTCCTGcagacagaaaaactgaaacatcTTAAGCAAACTGTAAAA GATACTATGGAATTCATAAAAAACTTTCAGTCTGAAGCCCCATTAAAAAGAGGAAGTGTTTCAGCACAAGATGCATCTCTTCATGAAAGAGTAATGGCTCAG CTGCGAGCTGCTCTGTATGACATCCATGACATCTTTTTTGCAATGGAGGCATCAGAAAGAATGAATATTCTGCGTCATGATCGTGAAGTTCGTAAAGAGAAGATGCTCAGGCAAATG gATAAAGTTAAGAGCCCAAGGGAGAGAGTGACACTTTCAACAGCTACACAGAAGTCTCTGGACAGGAAAAAGTACATGAA GGCTTCAGAAATGGGAATGCcaagtaaaaaaataatcataaaacaGAAAACTCCTGAAAGCCG CGTACTTCAACCAAATCAAGGACAGAATGCCCCGGTTCATAGACTGCTTTGCAGACAAGG aACCCCTAAGACCTCAATGAAGGGGGTTGAGCAAAATAGAAAGAAGGCCTCAGAGAGCAGAGTGTCTAACAAGGCTGTTTCAG
- the CCP110 gene encoding centriolar coiled-coil protein of 110 kDa isoform X1: MKRIPAGGTFVVLAVQGRCSPALFNVRRPSRLHPRSQGNREETRGRASPGGGDRRRPLPARRPGARPGMTDLSRAAHIREGVRAPSSRPFLGQIKRVSSQVFGRGDSAPPRGGGAAAGRAGPCSAAGRRGGAVAGAALRGAPGLRGAGRRLRGLRAPRSSVNMKMEDYEIFCKKHLSRIQEEAIKRETSFTVQHKTISLIQFHGVPVLSPLLSLEKKKEIQQYKQKALDLETWKQNSRKRALLNCVQEILENVQIRKGASVSDVNAWETENTCSESDSKASTDFTALSDVNLACSPERHGPTELEKTPEVNPADATGQVTSNVTEVVKAAEENILSKQSESHLSKDVPCPRATSPDNVHHRLVSQALQKQEGLGGPLSDEEVQDPYVMSLQNLMKKSREYIEKEPTKRSSKSNSKRSMSESHSDKENDGVKTTDSVKERVKFTGRSCTALMLDKPSLNKSNTLLQGASTHTNNTSVSTLSSFSKVDIPMRVGTPPLVDSDSDEEFKKTSMFDRDSSIVRSLTGSYAKLPSPEPSMSPKMHRRRPRPLSMGHIVINNPVNAYELSPKGKGRAMDLIMQDIADKNNVSESVPKFMVDFTMVCPSRVPGVNRNSSGPCDGLGVGKPNRHSFGHFESKGTLSATVEGQVVMDSRGPYKVETSTNIVAPKLNEPFAISQSTVSQKLLAVNETKPSSLLENTKCNSPVELNKSYDVENPSPLLMQTKNVRQQMDTPSVSPANEQLLENSFEKVKRRLDLDTDNCQKENGPCVLTVGMEEQEKQWLQEQKYPVGSIYITKNTTPDSMVKEDILKTKMLAFEEMRKRLEEQHAQQLSILIAEQEREQEKLQKELEEQERKLKGKKVATTEIEISKVNINSRMELEWRKKSESGLLESVQSQLETVQNTNSTSIGFAHTATPNTFASTSETSFFLWGPSGTGVIKTSVSRPSNRIKTRWTQVFSPEIQMKFDKITAVAKGFLTRRLLQTEKLKHLKQTVKDTMEFIKNFQSEAPLKRGSVSAQDASLHERVMAQLRAALYDIHDIFFAMEASERMNILRHDREVRKEKMLRQMDKVKSPRERVTLSTATQKSLDRKKYMKASEMGMPSKKIIIKQKTPESRVLQPNQGQNAPVHRLLCRQGTPKTSMKGVEQNRKKASESRVSNKAVSGASAGRTQRKKPNVVTI, from the exons ATGAAACGGATACCTGCTGGCGGCACATTCGTGGTCCTGGCGGTACAAGGGCGGTGCAGCCCCGCGCTGTTCAACGTGCGAAGGCCGAGCAGACTTCACCCGCGCTCCCAGGGGAACCGTGAGGAGACCCGCGGGCGGGCGTCCCCGGGAGGCGGTGACCGACGGCGCCCGCTCCCAGCTCGCCGCCCGGGAGCTCGCCCGGGAATGACAGATTTGTCCCGCGCGGCTCACATACGTGAAGGGGTTCGCGCACCGAGCTCACGTCCTTTCCTAGGCCAAATCAAGAGGGTTTCTTCCCAAGTCTTTGGCCGAGGAGACAGCGCCCCGCCCCGAGGCGGGGGAGCGGCCGCAGGGCGCGCCGGGCCTTGTAgtgctgcggggcggcggggcggggcggttgCCGGGGCAGCGCTGCGCGGGGCGCCCGGGCTACGGGGAGCGGGCCGGCGGCTCCGAGGGCTCCGAGCCCCGCGCAG CTCTGTTAACATGAAGATGGAGGACTATGAAATATTCTGTAAGAAACATCTTTCCAGAATCCAAGAAGAGGCAATAAAAAGAGAAACCTCTTTCACTGTTCAGCACAAAACTATCTCCCTCATTCAATTCCATGGAGTTCCTGTGCTTTCCCCTCTg CTTagccttgaaaagaaaaaggaaatacagcaATATAAACAGAAAGCACTGGACCTAGAGACCTGGAAACAGAACTCCCGGAAAAGAGCCTTGTTGAATTGTGTACAGGAGATTCTAGAAAATGTTCAG atCAGGAAAGGAGCTAGTGTGAGTGATGTGAATGCATGGGAGACTGAGAATACTTGTTCTGAATCCGATTCAAAAGCTTCAACTGACTTCACAGCTCTGTCGGATGTCAATTTGGCATGTTCTCCTGAAAGGCATGGTCCCACGGAGCTTGAAAAGACACCAGAAGTTAATCCAGCAGATGCTACTGGGCAGGTGACATCAAATGTGACTGAAGTAgttaaagcagcagaagaaaatattctttcaaaGCAAAGTGAGAGTCACTTGTCAAAAGACGTACCTTGTCCAAGGGCTACGTCTCCTGACAACGTGCATCATAGACTTGTGTCACAGGCTTTGCAAAAGCAGGAGGGACTAGGAGGGCCACTGTCAGATGAGGAAGTCCAAGACCCATATGTAATGAGTCTTCAGAACCTGATGAAGAAATCTAGGGAGTATATAGAGAAGGAGCCAACCAAACGTAGCTCAAAAAGTAATTCAAAGAGAAGTATGAGTGAAAGTCATTCAGATAAAGAGAATGATGGCGTTAAAACAACTGACTCTGTGAAAGAAAGAGTAAAGTTTACAGGCAGAAGTTGCACCGCTCTGATGCTTGATAAGCCCAGTCTTAATAAATCAAACACCCTTCTCCAAGGTGCTTCTACTCACACCAATAACACAAGTGTGTCAACTTTATCCAGTTTTTCTAAAGTGGACATACCTATGAGAGTTGGAACACCCCCACTGGTGGATTCGGATTCGgatgaagaatttaaaaagacTTCTATGTTTGATCGTGACAGTAGCATTGTCAGGAGCCTCACAGGCTCTTACGCCAAAttgccaagcccagagccgagcatgaGCCCTAAAATGCACCGAAGGCGCCCAAGACCTTTATCAATGGGCCACATCGTTATAAATAACCCCGTGAATGCTTACGAGTTAAGTCCTAAAGGCAAGGGTAGAGCGATGGATTTAATCATGCAAGATATTGCTGATAAAAATAACGTTTCTGAATCAGTGCCAAAGTTCATGGTGGACTTCACTATGGTTTGCCCTAGCAGAGTTCCTGGTGTCAACAGGAATTCTTCAGGCCCTTGTGATGGTTTGGGGGTTGGCAAACCGAATCGCCATTCCTTTGGACACTTCGAAAGCAAAGGAACGTTGTCGGCTACAGTGGAAGGACAGGTAGTGATGGACAGCAGAGGGCCGTATAAAGTAGAGACTAGTACTAATATTGTAGCTCCAAAACTGAATGAGCCTTTTGCCATCAGTCAGTCTACAGTATCACAGAAGCTCCTAGCTGTGaatgaaacaaaaccatcaaGTTTGCTAGAAAATACTAAATGTAATTCTCCAGTAGAACTCAATAAGTCTTACGATGTAGAAAATCCATCCCCACTCCTAATGCAGACAAAAAATGTGCGACAGCAGATGGACACTCCAAGTGTTTCCCCAGCAAACGAGCAGCTTctagaaaatagttttgaaaaggTAAAACGTAGACTTGATTTAGACACTGACAACTGCCAAAAAGAAAATGGTCCCTGTGTTCTAACAGTTGGAATGGAAGAACAAGAGAAGCAGTGGTTACAAGAACAGAAATATCCTGTGGGATCCATTTACATTACCAAGAATACAACGCCTGACAGTATGGTAAAAG aagatattttaaaaacgAAAATGTTGGCCTTTGAAGAAATGAGGAAGAGACTTGAAGAGCAGCATGCACAGCAACTGTCGATTCTGATAGCTGAACAAGAGAGAGAACAGGAGAAATTACAGAAG GAACTGGAAGAGCAGGAGAGAAAGTTGAAAGGAAAGAAGGTTGCTACAACGGAAATAGAAATTTCCAAAGTGAATATTAACAGTAGGATGGAGTTggagtggaggaaaaaaagtgagagtGGCTTGCTGGAAAGTGTGCAGTCTCAGCTGGAGACGGTCCAGAACACAAACTCTACCAGCATCG GTTTTGCTCATACTGCAACACCTAATACCTTTGCTTCAACAAGTGAAACTTCATTCTTTCTCTGGGGACCGTCAGGAACTGGAGTTATAAAAACCTCAGTATCTAGGCCAAGTAACAGGATCAAAACTAGGTGGACtcag gTTTTCAGTCCAGAGATACAAATGAAGTTTGATAAGATCACTGCGGTGGCAAAGGGGTTTCTCACTCGTAGACTCCTGcagacagaaaaactgaaacatcTTAAGCAAACTGTAAAA GATACTATGGAATTCATAAAAAACTTTCAGTCTGAAGCCCCATTAAAAAGAGGAAGTGTTTCAGCACAAGATGCATCTCTTCATGAAAGAGTAATGGCTCAG CTGCGAGCTGCTCTGTATGACATCCATGACATCTTTTTTGCAATGGAGGCATCAGAAAGAATGAATATTCTGCGTCATGATCGTGAAGTTCGTAAAGAGAAGATGCTCAGGCAAATG gATAAAGTTAAGAGCCCAAGGGAGAGAGTGACACTTTCAACAGCTACACAGAAGTCTCTGGACAGGAAAAAGTACATGAA GGCTTCAGAAATGGGAATGCcaagtaaaaaaataatcataaaacaGAAAACTCCTGAAAGCCG CGTACTTCAACCAAATCAAGGACAGAATGCCCCGGTTCATAGACTGCTTTGCAGACAAGG aACCCCTAAGACCTCAATGAAGGGGGTTGAGCAAAATAGAAAGAAGGCCTCAGAGAGCAGAGTGTCTAACAAGGCTGTTTCAG
- the CCP110 gene encoding centriolar coiled-coil protein of 110 kDa isoform X2: MKRIPAGGTFVVLAVQGRCSPALFNVRRPSRLHPRSQGNREETRGRASPGGGDRRRPLPARRPGARPGMTDLSRAAHIREGVRAPSSRPFLGQIKRVSSQVFGRGDSAPPRGGGAAAGRAGPCSAAGRRGGAVAGAALRGAPGLRGAGRRLRGLRAPRSSVNMKMEDYEIFCKKHLSRIQEEAIKRETSFTVQHKTISLIQFHGVPVLSPLLSLEKKKEIQQYKQKALDLETWKQNSRKRALLNCVQEILENVQIRKGASVSDVNAWETENTCSESDSKASTDFTALSDVNLACSPERHGPTELEKTPEVNPADATGQVTSNVTEVVKAAEENILSKQSESHLSKDVPCPRATSPDNVHHRLVSQALQKQEGLGGPLSDEEVQDPYVMSLQNLMKKSREYIEKEPTKRSSKSNSKRSMSESHSDKENDGVKTTDSVKERVKFTGRSCTALMLDKPSLNKSNTLLQGASTHTNNTSVSTLSSFSKVDIPMRVGTPPLVDSDSDEEFKKTSMFDRDSSIVRSLTGSYAKLPSPEPSMSPKMHRRRPRPLSMGHIVINNPVNAYELSPKGKGRAMDLIMQDIADKNNVSESVPKFMVDFTMVCPSRVPGVNRNSSGPCDGLGVGKPNRHSFGHFESKGTLSATVEGQVVMDSRGPYKVETSTNIVAPKLNEPFAISQSTVSQKLLAVNETKPSSLLENTKCNSPVELNKSYDVENPSPLLMQTKNVRQQMDTPSVSPANEQLLENSFEKVKRRLDLDTDNCQKENGPCVLTVGMEEQEKQWLQEQKYPVGSIYITKNTTPDSMVKDILKTKMLAFEEMRKRLEEQHAQQLSILIAEQEREQEKLQKELEEQERKLKGKKVATTEIEISKVNINSRMELEWRKKSESGLLESVQSQLETVQNTNSTSIGFAHTATPNTFASTSETSFFLWGPSGTGVIKTSVSRPSNRIKTRWTQVFSPEIQMKFDKITAVAKGFLTRRLLQTEKLKHLKQTVKDTMEFIKNFQSEAPLKRGSVSAQDASLHERVMAQLRAALYDIHDIFFAMEASERMNILRHDREVRKEKMLRQMDKVKSPRERVTLSTATQKSLDRKKYMKASEMGMPSKKIIIKQKTPESRVLQPNQGQNAPVHRLLCRQGTPKTSMKGVEQNRKKASESRVSNKAVSGASAGRTQRKKPNVVTI; this comes from the exons ATGAAACGGATACCTGCTGGCGGCACATTCGTGGTCCTGGCGGTACAAGGGCGGTGCAGCCCCGCGCTGTTCAACGTGCGAAGGCCGAGCAGACTTCACCCGCGCTCCCAGGGGAACCGTGAGGAGACCCGCGGGCGGGCGTCCCCGGGAGGCGGTGACCGACGGCGCCCGCTCCCAGCTCGCCGCCCGGGAGCTCGCCCGGGAATGACAGATTTGTCCCGCGCGGCTCACATACGTGAAGGGGTTCGCGCACCGAGCTCACGTCCTTTCCTAGGCCAAATCAAGAGGGTTTCTTCCCAAGTCTTTGGCCGAGGAGACAGCGCCCCGCCCCGAGGCGGGGGAGCGGCCGCAGGGCGCGCCGGGCCTTGTAgtgctgcggggcggcggggcggggcggttgCCGGGGCAGCGCTGCGCGGGGCGCCCGGGCTACGGGGAGCGGGCCGGCGGCTCCGAGGGCTCCGAGCCCCGCGCAG CTCTGTTAACATGAAGATGGAGGACTATGAAATATTCTGTAAGAAACATCTTTCCAGAATCCAAGAAGAGGCAATAAAAAGAGAAACCTCTTTCACTGTTCAGCACAAAACTATCTCCCTCATTCAATTCCATGGAGTTCCTGTGCTTTCCCCTCTg CTTagccttgaaaagaaaaaggaaatacagcaATATAAACAGAAAGCACTGGACCTAGAGACCTGGAAACAGAACTCCCGGAAAAGAGCCTTGTTGAATTGTGTACAGGAGATTCTAGAAAATGTTCAG atCAGGAAAGGAGCTAGTGTGAGTGATGTGAATGCATGGGAGACTGAGAATACTTGTTCTGAATCCGATTCAAAAGCTTCAACTGACTTCACAGCTCTGTCGGATGTCAATTTGGCATGTTCTCCTGAAAGGCATGGTCCCACGGAGCTTGAAAAGACACCAGAAGTTAATCCAGCAGATGCTACTGGGCAGGTGACATCAAATGTGACTGAAGTAgttaaagcagcagaagaaaatattctttcaaaGCAAAGTGAGAGTCACTTGTCAAAAGACGTACCTTGTCCAAGGGCTACGTCTCCTGACAACGTGCATCATAGACTTGTGTCACAGGCTTTGCAAAAGCAGGAGGGACTAGGAGGGCCACTGTCAGATGAGGAAGTCCAAGACCCATATGTAATGAGTCTTCAGAACCTGATGAAGAAATCTAGGGAGTATATAGAGAAGGAGCCAACCAAACGTAGCTCAAAAAGTAATTCAAAGAGAAGTATGAGTGAAAGTCATTCAGATAAAGAGAATGATGGCGTTAAAACAACTGACTCTGTGAAAGAAAGAGTAAAGTTTACAGGCAGAAGTTGCACCGCTCTGATGCTTGATAAGCCCAGTCTTAATAAATCAAACACCCTTCTCCAAGGTGCTTCTACTCACACCAATAACACAAGTGTGTCAACTTTATCCAGTTTTTCTAAAGTGGACATACCTATGAGAGTTGGAACACCCCCACTGGTGGATTCGGATTCGgatgaagaatttaaaaagacTTCTATGTTTGATCGTGACAGTAGCATTGTCAGGAGCCTCACAGGCTCTTACGCCAAAttgccaagcccagagccgagcatgaGCCCTAAAATGCACCGAAGGCGCCCAAGACCTTTATCAATGGGCCACATCGTTATAAATAACCCCGTGAATGCTTACGAGTTAAGTCCTAAAGGCAAGGGTAGAGCGATGGATTTAATCATGCAAGATATTGCTGATAAAAATAACGTTTCTGAATCAGTGCCAAAGTTCATGGTGGACTTCACTATGGTTTGCCCTAGCAGAGTTCCTGGTGTCAACAGGAATTCTTCAGGCCCTTGTGATGGTTTGGGGGTTGGCAAACCGAATCGCCATTCCTTTGGACACTTCGAAAGCAAAGGAACGTTGTCGGCTACAGTGGAAGGACAGGTAGTGATGGACAGCAGAGGGCCGTATAAAGTAGAGACTAGTACTAATATTGTAGCTCCAAAACTGAATGAGCCTTTTGCCATCAGTCAGTCTACAGTATCACAGAAGCTCCTAGCTGTGaatgaaacaaaaccatcaaGTTTGCTAGAAAATACTAAATGTAATTCTCCAGTAGAACTCAATAAGTCTTACGATGTAGAAAATCCATCCCCACTCCTAATGCAGACAAAAAATGTGCGACAGCAGATGGACACTCCAAGTGTTTCCCCAGCAAACGAGCAGCTTctagaaaatagttttgaaaaggTAAAACGTAGACTTGATTTAGACACTGACAACTGCCAAAAAGAAAATGGTCCCTGTGTTCTAACAGTTGGAATGGAAGAACAAGAGAAGCAGTGGTTACAAGAACAGAAATATCCTGTGGGATCCATTTACATTACCAAGAATACAACGCCTGACAGTATGGTAAAAG atattttaaaaacgAAAATGTTGGCCTTTGAAGAAATGAGGAAGAGACTTGAAGAGCAGCATGCACAGCAACTGTCGATTCTGATAGCTGAACAAGAGAGAGAACAGGAGAAATTACAGAAG GAACTGGAAGAGCAGGAGAGAAAGTTGAAAGGAAAGAAGGTTGCTACAACGGAAATAGAAATTTCCAAAGTGAATATTAACAGTAGGATGGAGTTggagtggaggaaaaaaagtgagagtGGCTTGCTGGAAAGTGTGCAGTCTCAGCTGGAGACGGTCCAGAACACAAACTCTACCAGCATCG GTTTTGCTCATACTGCAACACCTAATACCTTTGCTTCAACAAGTGAAACTTCATTCTTTCTCTGGGGACCGTCAGGAACTGGAGTTATAAAAACCTCAGTATCTAGGCCAAGTAACAGGATCAAAACTAGGTGGACtcag gTTTTCAGTCCAGAGATACAAATGAAGTTTGATAAGATCACTGCGGTGGCAAAGGGGTTTCTCACTCGTAGACTCCTGcagacagaaaaactgaaacatcTTAAGCAAACTGTAAAA GATACTATGGAATTCATAAAAAACTTTCAGTCTGAAGCCCCATTAAAAAGAGGAAGTGTTTCAGCACAAGATGCATCTCTTCATGAAAGAGTAATGGCTCAG CTGCGAGCTGCTCTGTATGACATCCATGACATCTTTTTTGCAATGGAGGCATCAGAAAGAATGAATATTCTGCGTCATGATCGTGAAGTTCGTAAAGAGAAGATGCTCAGGCAAATG gATAAAGTTAAGAGCCCAAGGGAGAGAGTGACACTTTCAACAGCTACACAGAAGTCTCTGGACAGGAAAAAGTACATGAA GGCTTCAGAAATGGGAATGCcaagtaaaaaaataatcataaaacaGAAAACTCCTGAAAGCCG CGTACTTCAACCAAATCAAGGACAGAATGCCCCGGTTCATAGACTGCTTTGCAGACAAGG aACCCCTAAGACCTCAATGAAGGGGGTTGAGCAAAATAGAAAGAAGGCCTCAGAGAGCAGAGTGTCTAACAAGGCTGTTTCAG